A region of the Litchfieldia alkalitelluris genome:
AGATATTATTTGATTTTCCACATCCATCTGGAGCTAACGGGCATCGAAAAAAGCAATTTGAGGAAAAGAAAGAATGCTTTAAGGAGATGTTAAGGATATAAAAGTGGGACGGTTCACTTCCTTCAAAGAGGCGGAATCGTCCCTTTTTAGTTTTCTTATACTGTTTTTCTCTGCTTAAACAATAAAATGATATAAAGAATGATTGCTATGCAAACAGAAACAGCTGAGGTTTGATAGATTGTGTGATACCCGAATAAATGACCAATCTGCCCAAACAATAGAGCTCCAATTCCAACACCAAGGTCAAAGGAGGAGAAAAAGGTTGCAGTTGCCATTCCACGTCGATGCTTTGGGGATTTTTCAATTGCCCATGCTTGAAGTGCAGGCTGAACAGACCCAAATCCTATGCCATATAGGATTGCCGCTGAAATTAAAATGGTCATGTTCGGAAGCCATGCTAATAATACCATAGCAACCATAATACACACTGCACCAGGAATGAAAACCGCGCGATGGCCTTTTCTGTCATAAATTTTACCTGCAAATGTTCTTGATGCCATTAACGCTAGGGCAAATACTAGAAAATACAATTGTATTCCCTCTATCCCTTTTTGCGCAGTATATAAAGGTAAAAAGGAGGCAATCCCTCCAAACGTTACCGTTATAAAGAATAAAAGCATGGCAGGCTCTAGTGCACTTTTTTCATAAATATCCCATTTACTCTTAGTCGTTGTTTGTTGTGTTAGATAAACTTGCTTATAATTGATTCGTGAAGATAGAAAAAATGCAGCAAGACCTAAAATTGCACAAATCATAAACAACTGTGAAAAAGATATTATCCCTACTAGGATTAAACCTAGTGATGGACCAAAAGCTAATGCAATGTTTCCAGACAATCCATAGTAACCCATTCCTTCTCCACGTCGTTTTGGAGGAATAATATCACTAGCAATCGTGCCCGAGGCAGTGGTTGAAAACCCCCAACCGACTCCCTGGATTACTCTCATAAAAAACAAAAAGGCTATGGTAGGGAGAAAGCCAAAAGACCCCACAGCAATAACAAAAATAACTAAGCCCGTTAGATACACAAACCTTCTGCCCTTTGATTCTAAGGCGTGACCAGCATATGGACGTACTAATAAAGCAGAAAAAGTAAATATCCCAACAACTGCACCAATTAGCTGATCATTTCCGCCCAGTTTCTCAACAAAAAGCGGTATCGTTGGTAAGGTCATCTGAAAACCTAGAAATATGAAGAAATTCGAAATGCAAATCAGCACAAAATCCCTGGTCCAAATCTTTTCTTTATGTAATGGTATCCCAGCTTGTGAATCCAAAAAAGCCCTCCTATTCTTTATCACATAGATGTATTGTCATGTTCAAAAAAGGAATAATAAAGAACTTCCAATTTTAAGGGTATAACTAAACATCATGAAATTCAAGCAAAAGGCAAGGCAGACAAGCAATTGCCAACTTATTTTGTTAACAGTAAGCTGGAGTTCAGATAAAAATCAGCTCTAATTAACAAACCAGCAAGCGGTAAAGTTGTGACATTTAATCCTACAACTCACAAAAATCAACTTAATACAAACGACTTAAAGTCCAACTTCCCAGAACCTTTATAAGTAAAATAGAGCGCCTGTCTCCCATTTTTTATATTTATCCCTGAATTAATACACGTAAATACTTTACTTGGCTCAATTCTAACTTTTGCAATTGGCTCTGAATATAGGCCTGTAGATACTAACATATATCCAGATGCGTTACCACGAACACATACAGAAATTCCCTGAAGATCTGATATCATGAAATACTTAAACCCTGCAATTGATCCATCTCTCATATTTGCAATGTATTGGGTTGGATTATTTTCTCTATCTTTTCCACTTTGCGTAAAGTATGGGTGATTTTTAAAAGTGATGTTTCCAAAATAGACACCATACCTACCTGCACCATTAGCCGACATAAGATGACAAGCAATACGAGCTTCATACTCTCCTGTCCCTTTTAATGGCCCGTTGTTTAATCCAGAGCTTGTTAGTTCTACCTGTGGAATACTTCCATCCTCTTTTATCTCAATGGGTTCCGCAAGAGCTTGTCTGGAATAATGATGCCTGTTTGTTTGTCTATGATAGAATACATACCATTTACCTTCAACTTCAACAATACTTCCGTGGTTGTTACCGATGTAATTATAAGCATCTCGATCTGAGCTACAGCCATTTATGTATAAGTCTCCATTGCTTATGATGGTGCCACCATAAACAAACCCACCAGTGGGACTTTTACTTGTTGCATAACAAAGCTCATGACCGTTTATAGAAGAATAGATAAAGTAATAGGTATCGTTAATTTTTCTAATCGAGCTTGCTTCAAAGAACTCATGTCCTTCAAAGCCAGTCCCCTCTGCTTTCCCAACTTTTTGAAAAATCAGCTTAGGCTCACCAACAACCGTCTTCATATCAGGCTTTAATTCAATCACATATCCGCCTTCAAATGTCCGTTTCTTCCATCCTTCAGAAACCTTGGCACCCCTTTTCTAGGTGCGAATCCTGAATAAAGATACACGCTTCCATCATCATCAACGAGGACTCCTGGATCAAATAAAAACGGATCACCACTACTATTCGATAATTTACGGCCGTCCGGATAACCTACATAGCCATAAAACTCATATGTTCCGGCAGGTGTATCACAAACTGCCACCGATATCACACTTTGAAACATAACCGTATAATACAAGTAATATCGTCCATCTTTCCCCTTAGCAACATCAGGCGCATACATTTGATATAATCCTAGCTTATTCATCGGATCTTGATTTTTCTTATAGATAACTCCTTCATATCTCCAATCACTAAGGTCATTAACAGGAGCAGACCAGCAAACATAATTGTTCATGCAAAAAAGCTTTCCATTAAATCTATCATGCGAACCATATACATATAACCTATCTCCAAATACGTAAGGCTCTCCATCTGGAATATATTCATAACTTGGTAGATATGGATTAAAACATTGATTTTTCATAAGTCTTTAAAACCAGCTTCCCATATAAGATTTTCCTCTTGGTATTTTATTCAAAACCCCTCTTAAACGCTTACAGCTAAAATATTCAAAGCGCTATCCTATAACCTAAGCTTAACCTAATTAATCATCAAAGGACTATCAACCAAAAGTTATAAGGCGTAAACGATTAGTTGTAACTTGATTAGAAATGGTGGTTAAATATATAAAACAATAACTTTTCTTTCAATTGCGAAAATACCGATATAATTTTATTTTATTTCGACTTCCGAACTGTTAAGATAGAGTTATAGTTTTAATATTGGAGGGATTAATATGACTAAACGTCCTATTACAGCAGAAGATTTATGTAAATTTAAGTTTGTAGGAGACCCTAAGGTATCTCCTAACAAAGACAAAGCTGCTTATGTATTAACACATGTTGATCAAGAAAAAGATGGCTACTATTCTTATATTTATTTAACTGATTTAAAAGGTGAAGGTAGACAATATACCTCTCATTATTCAAAAGATAGCTTAGTAAAAGATACTGCGCCAAAATGGTCACCAGATGGAAGTACACTTGCTTTCCGTTCTAACCGTTCAGGCAAAAATCAAGTTTGGCTCTTACATACTAATGGTGGTGAAGCTGTTCAATTAACAGACGTAAAACAAGGAATTGGTGATTTTGTTTGGTCTCCAGACGGAAAACAGCTTGCTCTTACAATAACTGGAGAATTAAAGCTTAGCTCTGATAAAGACGATGAGAAAAAAGAAGAAAAAAGTGATGTAAAGGTCATTACAAGACTTCGTTATAAAGGTGATGGAGTTGGTATTTATAACGATGACCGTAAGCACGTGTATTTATTGGACATTGAAGCAAAGTCATATACAAAGATAACTGAAGGAGAGCATGATTTCTCTCAGCCTCGTTTCACTCCAGACGGCAAAAGCTTGTTCTATATTGGCACAAAAGCAGAAGATAAAGAGTGGGGCTACCTCCCTGCTATTTGGAAATACGATATCTCGTCTAAAGAAGAGAGCCTTTTTTATCAAGGTAACGGATATCTGATGTCACCTTCTATTTCACCAGACGGTAAGTGGCTAGCAGTTGCAGGTCATACACGTGGTGAAAGAAGTCAAGGAAATTCAAATGTTCTGTTATTTTCTTTAGAAACTGCTAAATTAACAAATTTAACTGACAGCTTTGACTATACTGTTGGAAACCTTGTCGGTGTTGATGCAAAGTATGACACAGCTGAATTTCAATTAATCTGGGATTCTACTAGTACTAACATTTTCTTCAGTGCAACAGTTGGCGGAGATTGCCAGTTATTTAAAGTAGATATAGACGGTAAAGTTTCAGCTGCTCTATCTCCTTCTGTCGCATCAGTTACATCTTATGATTTAGTAAGTGATGATCAAGCTGTCCTTGTTCTTGCAACACCACTTTCTACTGGAGACCTAGTCACTCAAGACTTATCGAATGTAGAAAATGTTGTTCAGCTAACTGATTGGAATCAAGAACTATATAACGAGGTTCACTTAAGTACTCCTGAGAATTTCAATTACAAAAGTACAGATGGCTGGGAAATTGAAGGATGGGTTATGAAGCCTTATGGATTTGAAGAAGGTAAAAAATATCCAATGATCCTTGAAATTCACGGTGGACCAGCAACAGCTTACGGAAATGGGTTACACCATGAAATGCAATTAATGGCTTCAAAAGGGTATGTTGTTCTTTACACAAATCCACGAGGAAGCCATGGCTATGGTCATGAATTTGTAAATGCAGTAATTGGTGATTATGGTGGAATGGATTATGAAGATATTATGGCAGGTGTAGATTATGCCCTAGAAAACTATAACTACATCGACACTGACCAATTATTCGTAACTGGTGGTAGCTATGGTGGATATATGACAAACGTTATTGTTACTCGTACAGAGCGTTTCAAAGCTGCAGTTACTCAACGTAGTATTTGTAACTGGCATAGCTTCTACGGGACTAGTGACATTGGTTTCTTCTTCACTGAATGGCAGCACGGACATGCAGACCTTTGGGACGATGTTGAAAAGTTATTAAAGATCTCACCATTGACTTATGCTCGTGATGTAAAAACACCAACACTTATCCTACACAGCGAACAAGACTTACGTTGTCCAATGGAGCAAGCAGAGCAATGGTATATCGCCCTGAAACGTCTAGGTGTAGAAACAAAACTAGTCCGCTTCCCAGACGAAAACCATGACCTTTCTCGCTCTGGTAAACCAAAGCACCGCTTGGAGCGTCTACAACACCTTATTGGCTGGTTTGATGATCGCTTAGAAGCATAGGGACGGTTCTAGCGCTTCCCTCAAGTTTTTAAAATTGGGGAAGGTTCTTCTAGAAAAAAATCGGAAATCTCCGCCAAAAGGGCACAACTAGTGATCTAGTCGTGCCCTTTTCTTGTTAAGCAATCTAATAGAATATAGATCTTATGAGGTAAGGACAACTAAAGATCTAAAGAAACAAAAAAAGTATTCTTTCTAGAATTGTTTGGTTTGAAGAGTAAACCAAACACTAAAGAATACTTTTTATTTTTAGAAGCCTTATAAATAGCCACCACGTTGCGTTCTCACTCTTCTTATGTTTTGACTATAATTTAAACGGGAATATAAATAAACAAGTAACCATGCACTAAATAGAATAAAGTCAATGAATACAACGACTTCATGACTTTATGGAATTACATATCTAACATAAGGGAGTGGTGAGAAGTGGAATTGATATTATATTTAATCATGGGAGGAATTATTGGATGGTTCGCTGGGTTACTACTTCGCAAGGATGTCCCAGGTGGAATACTTGGTAATGTAATTGCTGGGATTTTAGGTTCTTGGATTGGTGGGCAATTATTAGGTCATTTTGGACCAACAATTTTTGATATTGCTTTTTTCCCTGCTCTCATTGGAGCTGTTATCTTTGTTTTCCTTCTAGGTTTAATGACTAAAGTAATGAAAAAATAAGAATTCATAGAGACAATTATTCAAGACTTCCAAACAACACAGGCAAAATCGTCCCTTTTTAAACTAAGAATATACAAAGAGGAAACTTTTACAAAGGTTTAATTAGCTGATACTCCTGTATGCAAAAACAAGATAATATGGACAAAACCCTGATGACACAGGACTTATTATGGATGATTTTCCATACAAAACAGGCTATTAATCTATAATCTAGTCGAATTTTGTCATTTTTTTTATTTTACTATTGATATTTTTAGAATAAGTTGTTACTCTTAAGAAGCATTATTTTTGGAAAGCAAATATTCAATTATTTCTATCAGGTCTTTCCAAGCAGATAATTTTGACCACTTCCTAACCGGAGTAAAGGCCATACGGACAGCCGGGTCAAATGCCGATTGGCAACCTTTCGTTGCCTTATTGATTGAGTTTGAAGCTCAAATTTTATAAGTTGGTTACTTTACAACCAGTGCATAATTGCACATCAACTTGTGAAACGGTCAATAAGAGTAGTAAAAGTAATTATTTGCTATATAGACTCTGATCCTATTAAGATATAATTCGAATATTTAAGACTTTCTATAAACATGTCCACGCCTAATCGCTAGGACATATAGAATATGACCTTAATCGTCATACATAAGGTCCTTAATATTGATAAATTATATCTCCAGCAAGTGTTGTGCGCTACTATGCGTTTACACTTGCTTTTTTATTTGAAATTTCTTTTGGGTTCAGAGTATTTTATTTCTTCCTATAAACAACAAAACGGTTGATACACCTCGCAAGGTTGTTTAG
Encoded here:
- a CDS encoding MFS transporter — its product is MDSQAGIPLHKEKIWTRDFVLICISNFFIFLGFQMTLPTIPLFVEKLGGNDQLIGAVVGIFTFSALLVRPYAGHALESKGRRFVYLTGLVIFVIAVGSFGFLPTIAFLFFMRVIQGVGWGFSTTASGTIASDIIPPKRRGEGMGYYGLSGNIALAFGPSLGLILVGIISFSQLFMICAILGLAAFFLSSRINYKQVYLTQQTTTKSKWDIYEKSALEPAMLLFFITVTFGGIASFLPLYTAQKGIEGIQLYFLVFALALMASRTFAGKIYDRKGHRAVFIPGAVCIMVAMVLLAWLPNMTILISAAILYGIGFGSVQPALQAWAIEKSPKHRRGMATATFFSSFDLGVGIGALLFGQIGHLFGYHTIYQTSAVSVCIAIILYIILLFKQRKTV
- a CDS encoding family 43 glycosylhydrolase; this translates as MIELKPDMKTVVGEPKLIFQKVGKAEGTGFEGHEFFEASSIRKINDTYYFIYSSINGHELCYATSKSPTGGFVYGGTIISNGDLYINGCSSDRDAYNYIGNNHGSIVEVEGKWYVFYHRQTNRHHYSRQALAEPIEIKEDGSIPQVELTSSGLNNGPLKGTGEYEARIACHLMSANGAGRYGVYFGNITFKNHPYFTQSGKDRENNPTQYIANMRDGSIAGFKYFMISDLQGISVCVRGNASGYMLVSTGLYSEPIAKVRIEPSKVFTCINSGINIKNGRQALYFTYKGSGKLDFKSFVLS
- a CDS encoding family 43 glycosylhydrolase codes for the protein MKNQCFNPYLPSYEYIPDGEPYVFGDRLYVYGSHDRFNGKLFCMNNYVCWSAPVNDLSDWRYEGVIYKKNQDPMNKLGLYQMYAPDVAKGKDGRYYLYYTVMFQSVISVAVCDTPAGTYEFYGYVGYPDGRKLSNSSGDPFLFDPGVLVDDDGSVYLYSGFAPRKGVPRFLKDGRNGHLKADM
- a CDS encoding S9 family peptidase, producing the protein MTKRPITAEDLCKFKFVGDPKVSPNKDKAAYVLTHVDQEKDGYYSYIYLTDLKGEGRQYTSHYSKDSLVKDTAPKWSPDGSTLAFRSNRSGKNQVWLLHTNGGEAVQLTDVKQGIGDFVWSPDGKQLALTITGELKLSSDKDDEKKEEKSDVKVITRLRYKGDGVGIYNDDRKHVYLLDIEAKSYTKITEGEHDFSQPRFTPDGKSLFYIGTKAEDKEWGYLPAIWKYDISSKEESLFYQGNGYLMSPSISPDGKWLAVAGHTRGERSQGNSNVLLFSLETAKLTNLTDSFDYTVGNLVGVDAKYDTAEFQLIWDSTSTNIFFSATVGGDCQLFKVDIDGKVSAALSPSVASVTSYDLVSDDQAVLVLATPLSTGDLVTQDLSNVENVVQLTDWNQELYNEVHLSTPENFNYKSTDGWEIEGWVMKPYGFEEGKKYPMILEIHGGPATAYGNGLHHEMQLMASKGYVVLYTNPRGSHGYGHEFVNAVIGDYGGMDYEDIMAGVDYALENYNYIDTDQLFVTGGSYGGYMTNVIVTRTERFKAAVTQRSICNWHSFYGTSDIGFFFTEWQHGHADLWDDVEKLLKISPLTYARDVKTPTLILHSEQDLRCPMEQAEQWYIALKRLGVETKLVRFPDENHDLSRSGKPKHRLERLQHLIGWFDDRLEA
- a CDS encoding GlsB/YeaQ/YmgE family stress response membrane protein, whose translation is MELILYLIMGGIIGWFAGLLLRKDVPGGILGNVIAGILGSWIGGQLLGHFGPTIFDIAFFPALIGAVIFVFLLGLMTKVMKK